Proteins encoded by one window of Puntigrus tetrazona isolate hp1 chromosome 25, ASM1883169v1, whole genome shotgun sequence:
- the mphosph6 gene encoding M-phase phosphoprotein 6 gives MAKDGAAKLSKNLLRMKFMQRGLDAEAKKQLDEEEKRIISDEHWFLDLPEFKAKENYIIEERSYAPCEDLVYGRMSFRGFNPGVEKLMLLMNASKEEEDEEEDDDVSRMEKDITDEDMARRYESLVESMRNKFAKKRNRSEVTKSEEDVNCNEVNRPKKAFLKPQD, from the exons ATGGCGAAGGACGGCGCAGCGAAACTGTCCAAAAATCTCCTGCGGATGAAG TTCATGCagagaggtctggacgcggagGCGAAGAAGCAGCTGGacgaggaggagaagaggatCATCAGCGACGAGCACTGGTTCCTGGATCTGCCCGAGTTCAAGGCCAAAGA aaaCTATATAATTGAGGAGAGAAGTTACGCTCCCTGCGAGGATTTGGTTTATGGCAGAATGTCATTCCGAGGCTTCAATCCTGGCGTCGAG AAATTAATGTTGCTAATGAACGCGAGCAAAGAGGAAGAGGACGAAGAAGAGGACGATGACGTGAGCAGAATGGAAAAGGATATTACCGATGAAGACATGGCGAGaag ATACGAAAGCTTGGTCGAGAGCATGAGAAATAAGTTCGCCAAGAAACGAAATCGCTCCGAGGTTACCAAGAGCGAAGAGGACGTCAACTGCAACGAAGTTAACCGACCCAAAAAGGCGTtcctgaaaccacaggactGA